The window CTACAAATAATGTTCAGTCAGTAGACTTGCTTCAGCTTTTGGGCCTTCTGTAATATGTGAGTTGTTGTGCTGTTGTATGGTAAGTGAAATTCATTGCACAATGACTGGAAAGTGTTTCACCTATGCCAGCTAGAAGACACATTCATCCTGTATAATGAATAGTGTGACAGGTCGTTGCATCACTCATCTGACAGATAACATTTGCAGGTTATTTACACATAAAAGAGTGCATGGAGGCTCCCTCACAATCACTCACACAAATCAGCACCAGATGAGTGTACACATGAGACATACCCATCCATGCATGTGcccacaaaaatacaacaaacacGAGCATGCAAACACAAGTTCagaatgcacacacactcacacctctCCCTCATTCTTGTGCAGTGACACATGGTCCCGAACGCACAAATGTGCATGCAGTCTTGTCGGCGTGGTCGAATGAGAGAGCGGCGTGGAAGCGGCGTGTACCTGTGACTGGGAGGATGTACTCACCGCTCCCCCGTTCAGGATCATGGTCATCTCAGTGGGCTGGTACACGTTGCTACGGAAAGGAGCGCTGGGCCTGGTGGCGGTGTTACTGTTGTgttgcccagcaccgccaccgcTCCTCAGGCCTGGCATGGAATGGACAGAGAGATGAACCCAGGTTACTCGTTTTGACTCATCACTTCACTTGCTCTCacgaagagagagaaaaaaaacacttcctaCACAACAGAAATTTCCTCCAGTACTTATTTCTAGCCTCTCATGCTGATATTTCCTGGTGTTCTATTACTCACTTTGGCCTACATTCCTCCCACAAGGTTTCAGCATAAATTTCGCCTGTCTGCTCTAACGTGTTAGATGGTGGTGTACCTGCAGTGTTCTCATCGCTGTATCCATAGCCCTGGTTCTCCACAAACTGCCGGTGAGATAGAGGGATGTCTTCATCGAAGCTCGTCTCCCTCATTCGTGTTGAGTTCTGGGACGTGTCGAAGTAGTCTGGGGCAGTGGGTTGTGGTGGGGGTCTCAGGCAGATGTGGGATTCAGGAATGGCATGGAAGATCAGCAGCAGCCAGCCCTGAGCCACCAAAGCTATTGCCAGTGCCGGATCATTCCAGTCTGGGGACCTGCCAAGCCAGGCGTTGCCGTACAGATAGAAGCCCACCCAGGCCACCCACAGCAGCAGGGACAGGAGGCAGGTCACCAACAGCCAGATAGCGTTGCAGCGCCACTGATGTGTCTTCCCACAGAGGGCCAGGGAGGCGGCAGTCAGCGCAGCCAGTAGCAGGGCTAACACATAGCTGCAGGCTAATGAGAAGTCCAAAGGCAGGTACTGACAGGCAGCTCTTCCCTCCCTCAGCACCGTTAGAAGTAGCCACTCTGCAGCGATGATGCCCTGCACAGCACTTAAACCCAGTGCAAGGCCTGTCAGAGCACAGCCACCAGGGCTTCGACGCTCACGGCCCAGCCTGCGCAGACGGACACCCTGAACCAGTAAGCAGGAGAAGCAGACAGCAAAAAGGAGACCCCACAGGGCCCTGCGCACCAGACAAAGCGTCTCATCCTGCTCGATAAGGTAAGCAAAGCTGAGGCCAAACAAGCCGAGGATGccaagcagcagcaggaggatggGCCCCACACCACTGCGCTTCTCTGCCTCACTGATGTGGCGTAAACGGCAAAGCAGGACTAGGGCAAGTAAGATGGAAGCCAGCACTCCACCGGCAGCCACAGACTCAACAGCCACTCCCCAAATAGAGTCCAGGTCACAGAGGAGGGTGTAGGGACGCATGAGACCCCAGCCGCAGCCTCTTGGGACAGTCTCTAGGTCAGTCGGATTTTGACCACTGGCACGAAGGGCAACcgtgagcagcagcaggaggagggcaGGTGGGAACGCCATCTCTGAGAGAAGTGGAGTGAGGACAGATAGAGAGATAGTGCAGAGGACAAGTGGCAATAAGGGAGAAAGACAACAGAAGAGTGGAGAAAAGAGGGAGTGAGAAAGACAGTGAGTCATTCTGACAATAAATGTTTGGAAAGCTACGGAGCTGAGCAGTCAGTCATTCCCGCAGCAATCATCCATCTGTGAAACAAAACAGACTGCTGTGTTTTACAGAGGAAACAAAGAACAGTAGTTCATGCAGGGTGAATGATTGAAGCCTCTCTAAACacacaaaccaaaaacacatcCTACTTCACCAACAGCAGCGCCTTTTTTCTAAAAACCATTTATGCAgcttcaaataaaaacaacaacccacacacacaagaaAAGCACTGACAGTCTCAGAGGtgctctgagcagctttctcTTTATTCACAGTGTAAGGTCAAAGTCCGAGCAGCTATAGCCCACTGCTTCTATACTTTCATGTGTATGATTTGACCAGTTCCATTCAGAGAACCAGCCGCTGCAGTGTTGACAGGAAAACTGCTGCATCATGCATATCTTTATGAAAAAACACAGATACAGAGAAAAGAACTACTGGGTACAAGCAGTTTGACTCACTATCAGGCATCTAGGGGCATATAGAGCAAGGTGTGATATAATGCATAATACActccacacaaaaacacagcacCTCGAGCACGAGTACAAACTTGTGTGTACTTTCTGAGAAAAATCACTGCTGTCTTGGTCTACCTTTCCCTTCTTGTAGGATTATTCATCACAGTTGTgagacacacaaatacacatttctttatttctttgctGGGATGATCAGTGCTGTCGTCTCACCTGTCAAGCTGTGTGTCTAACAGGAGGATGACCTGTAGTTACAGGCACcacagcacacaaacacaaacacatcctcTTGCCAGGTTGCTTTCAGAAATTCTTTCCAATATGAGTGTGTCAAACAATCAGCTTTCACAAAGCAGTTTGCTTTCTTCTCTGTGCTTGGACTGTTTATTTCAGGGAGCTTCAGCCTCGCTATAATTTTGACATGAAATATCCAACAGTCTCCGCAAATAGACTGCACCACAATATTTGCATACCACATAAAGGACACTGGATATCCCTGGCTTCATATTCCCTTTCCATACTCGTAAGTCAGAGTATGCTGAACAGTTAGGCCATCAGTGGAGAGTACCAGGATCAGATAAACATCAGCGAGGTCACACGGTCATTCCAGCATCCAGCTTATTGAATTGATTATCAAGTTAAAGGTGGCAGACTGAAAGGAGACAGGCTCTGgacattttgatttatttcaacACAAGGGACATACCGACAGAAGTGGAAATAAACTCAGTAGACAAGGCAACAACTTTGAAAAATACTCAGGCTGATAAACTTATAGAGAATTCAAACTTATATACACGGCTTCCCTCTGCTTTATGAAGTTTAATAGTTTTAGCTGGCTGTTTAGCTGTAACTAAGAAAGGTCAAAAACTGCAATTCCACTTTTTGACCGATGACCACTTTTGAGACGGTTCCAAAAGGGAA is drawn from Odontesthes bonariensis isolate fOdoBon6 chromosome 21, fOdoBon6.hap1, whole genome shotgun sequence and contains these coding sequences:
- the gprc5ba gene encoding G protein-coupled receptor, class C, group 5, member Ba isoform X2, translated to MAFPPALLLLLLTVALRASGQNPTDLETVPRGCGWGLMRPYTLLCDLDSIWGVAVESVAAGGVLASILLALVLLCRLRHISEAEKRSGVGPILLLLLGILGLFGLSFAYLIEQDETLCLVRRALWGLLFAVCFSCLLVQGVRLRRLGRERRSPGGCALTGLALGLSAVQGIIAAEWLLLTVLREGRAACQYLPLDFSLACSYVLALLLAALTAASLALCGKTHQWRCNAIWLLVTCLLSLLLWVAWVGFYLYGNAWLGRSPDWNDPALAIALVAQGWLLLIFHAIPESHICLRPPPQPTAPDYFDTSQNSTRMRETSFDEDIPLSHRQFVENQGYGYSDENTAGLRSGGGAGQHNSNTATRPSAPFRSNVYQPTEMTMILNGGAVPSAPPTYTGRQLW
- the gprc5ba gene encoding G protein-coupled receptor, class C, group 5, member Ba isoform X1, with amino-acid sequence MAFPPALLLLLLTVALRASGQNPTDLETVPRGCGWGLMRPYTLLCDLDSIWGVAVESVAAGGVLASILLALVLLCRLRHISEAEKRSGVGPILLLLLGILGLFGLSFAYLIEQDETLCLVRRALWGLLFAVCFSCLLVQGVRLRRLGRERRSPGGCALTGLALGLSAVQGIIAAEWLLLTVLREGRAACQYLPLDFSLACSYVLALLLAALTAASLALCGKTHQWRCNAIWLLVTCLLSLLLWVAWVGFYLYGNAWLGRSPDWNDPALAIALVAQGWLLLIFHAIPESHICLRPPPQPTAPDYFDTSQNSTRMRETSFDEDIPLSHRQFVENQGYGYSDENTAGLRSGGGAGQHNSNTATRPSAPFRSNVYQPTEMTMILNGGAVSTSSQSQVPSAPPTYTGRQLW